Proteins found in one Dermacentor silvarum isolate Dsil-2018 chromosome 8, BIME_Dsil_1.4, whole genome shotgun sequence genomic segment:
- the LOC119462177 gene encoding uncharacterized protein LOC119462177 isoform X4 translates to MCDTDVLECVEDNELSTPEIKVLRCNLNNATEAEQWMRSYSAETNTSWIVDYVVTKCARMVFRKVWRCQHHHRNKMTARRTTDCPAKIDIKIKKVNPNTQKNDEYLRRSTPLPAVIKLAAAHNHSTVCADSLKLLRASPETRATFEAYFEAGFTPAAAIRHHEEALALEDNSHILLANSMLNPQQRTVYYWHQEWRLAKHGPLSNPLPKLQEKLADYAAQDAA, encoded by the exons ATGTGCGACACCGACGTTCTCGAATGTGTTGAAGACAATGAATTGTCCACGCCGGAAATTAAGGTGCTCCGCTGCAACTTGAATAATGCAACAGAAGCAGAACAGTGGATGCGCAGCTACAGCGCTGAAACCAACACATCGTGGATTGTGGACTACGTTGTCACAAAATGCGCAAG AATGGTCTTTCGCAAGGTGTGGCGGTGTCAACACCACCACCGAAACAAAATGACCGCACGGCGCACCACTGACTGCCCAGCAAAGATAGacataaaaattaaaaaagtgAACCCCAACACCCAAAAAAATGATGAGTATTTGCGCAGAAGCACTCCCCTCCCAGCTGTGATCAAATTGGCCGCAGCACATAATCACAGCACAGTGTGTGCTGATTCGCTAAAGCTGCTGCGTGCCAGCCCAGAAACAAGGGCCACATTCGAAGCGTATTTCGAGGCTGGTTTCACGCCTGCAGCTGCCATTCGGCACCACGAGGAGGCACTGGCACTGGAAGACAACAGCCACATTTTGCTTGCCAACAGCATGCTGAATCCACAACAAAGGACTGTTTATTACTGGCACCAAGAATGGAGGCTAGCAAAGCATGGTCCTCTATCAAATCCTCTGCCGAAACTCCAAGAAAAGTTGGCAGACTATGCAGCACAAG ATGCTGCTTAA
- the LOC119462177 gene encoding uncharacterized protein LOC119462177 isoform X3, whose product MCDTDVLECVEDNELSTPEIKVLRCNLNNATEAEQWMRSYSAETNTSWIVDYVVTKCARMVFRKVWRCQHHHRNKMTARRTTDCPAKIDIKIKKVNPNTQKNDEYLRRSTPLPAVIKLAAAHNHSTVCADSLKLLRASPETRATFEAYFEAGFTPAAAIRHHEEALALEDNSHILLANSMLNPQQRTVYYWHQEWRLAKHGPLSNPLPKLQEKLADYAAQDKMVPKSHRSRDAA is encoded by the exons ATGTGCGACACCGACGTTCTCGAATGTGTTGAAGACAATGAATTGTCCACGCCGGAAATTAAGGTGCTCCGCTGCAACTTGAATAATGCAACAGAAGCAGAACAGTGGATGCGCAGCTACAGCGCTGAAACCAACACATCGTGGATTGTGGACTACGTTGTCACAAAATGCGCAAG AATGGTCTTTCGCAAGGTGTGGCGGTGTCAACACCACCACCGAAACAAAATGACCGCACGGCGCACCACTGACTGCCCAGCAAAGATAGacataaaaattaaaaaagtgAACCCCAACACCCAAAAAAATGATGAGTATTTGCGCAGAAGCACTCCCCTCCCAGCTGTGATCAAATTGGCCGCAGCACATAATCACAGCACAGTGTGTGCTGATTCGCTAAAGCTGCTGCGTGCCAGCCCAGAAACAAGGGCCACATTCGAAGCGTATTTCGAGGCTGGTTTCACGCCTGCAGCTGCCATTCGGCACCACGAGGAGGCACTGGCACTGGAAGACAACAGCCACATTTTGCTTGCCAACAGCATGCTGAATCCACAACAAAGGACTGTTTATTACTGGCACCAAGAATGGAGGCTAGCAAAGCATGGTCCTCTATCAAATCCTCTGCCGAAACTCCAAGAAAAGTTGGCAGACTATGCAGCACAAG ATAAAATGGTCCCCAAAAGCCACCGATCTCGAG ATGCTGCTTAA